The nucleotide window TTTAGTGTTGATGATTTTGCTACCAGTGTAATTAATTATTTTAGAAAAAGTTCAGATATAGATGAAAATCAAGAAGCGATTCTAAGGTTTTCTATTCATGTTCTTATCAGTATGTTTTTTGGTTTAGTATTGGCATTGTCCCTTGCGTTGCTAGTGGGAACCTTTTATAATGTTCTGTTTATAGTACTGACAACTGCAATATTTCGTTCTTTTTCAGGTGGCGCTCATTCTGAGACCATGCTAGGCTGTGCCATATATGGTACCGTTGTAATGAATATATTTGGTATAATGACAAAATATACTCATCCTAGTAAAGGTGTTTTGAGTATTATT belongs to Maledivibacter sp. and includes:
- a CDS encoding accessory gene regulator B family protein encodes the protein MKRFSVDDFATSVINYFRKSSDIDENQEAILRFSIHVLISMFFGLVLALSLALLVGTFYNVLFIVLTTAIFRSFSGGAHSETMLGCAIYGTVVMNIFGIMTKYTHPSKGVLSIIILFTLLFSLWSINKYAPADTPGKPITTKVKRQKLKRFSFLTLFIWFGICITWYTGLTKYYIFAYSSSLGVLWQSFSLTSWGYGLLHHMDRTVQRINKKEEII